gggacaagcggttctgaaaatgtgtgtgtgtgtgtgtatatgaattgAGGggtggggcacggtggtgcagtgggtttggctgggtccccgTCTCTGGTGagttggggttcgagtcctgcttggggtgccttacgatgaactggcgtcccgtcctgggtgtgtccactccatccttgccccctgtgttgttgggttaggctccagttcaccgcgaacccgcttgggacaagcgttttcagataatgtgtgtatgtgtgtatgaatcGCCTAGGAGTCTAACATACGGCATGAGCATGAGCACCACAGGAATGTGTCCAGCTCTTGTTTGTTATTGCAGACAAAGTGTGGTGTGACTACGCTGATGAAAGTGTAGCGGCACATTGCGTCGTgtgatggatgggtgacccaccTGAGACAAATGATAAAGAGGGGGGTACTTCCAAGCGAAAAGATGAAGAAGGATAAAGACTGGATTCCCAGGTAAATGTAGAACATTTTGGAGCACTTCTCCTCCCGAGGACACTGGCCCAAAGTGACGGCGGGGTCCTCTGCCCTTTCGCCAGCGCTCAAGACACATTTGCAGCCATGAAATGtctggaaatgaaaaaagcaaacaacgGACTTTGTGGAATGAGAAACCAAATGAGCCAGTGCCTTTTGCAGATGTACAAGCAGCACAGTGAATAGTTTGAGCAGAGCCTCAGTGTATAGAAAACCTTCAGCCATTAAATACACTTCTTAGGTGGTACTGTCAATAAGTCTGGCCGCTGTGTCACACTGCTGTGGTTATGATTGAGCTGTTGTACCATTACATGCCATGCGGATGCTTGCAACTGATTGACTGCACTGTGCACAGTCCTCATGACAATAGGATTGTTTTAGTGGAAGGACTCTAGGACAGTATGAGCAAATGGGCAGTGAATTATGCCTGCACTGGGCAGTTTAATTTCAGCTGATTGTACTGCCTGTTCATCTCTGTCCAATGACAGAAAATTGACTGTAATCAATCAGTACAGTCTCAGACTGGACAAAAGTGTATGAAGGTTTGGGCAGCAAAGTCTCCGCAGATTAGGTAGTAATGTACAAATGGGTTGAACCACACAAACTCAACAGATTTAATGGTGAACCGTGAAGGGGTTTGAAAATGTCCTGGATGTGCTGCAGTTAGGAGGCCCTTAAAAAAACTTGCCATGTTCTTTCCAAAGCCCTTGGTGCTGTTGCAGCCAGCGAAGCAGGGAGAAACATAAGTGATGTCCTTCAGCGCACACACCGGGTCCCACTGGTCCTCTGGACATCTGCAGGCGGCGTTGCATGAGGACAGTACTCCGCTTGCAGGGAATGCTAGGTTATCATCCCTGGAACACACAGGATCCCCACTTTACAGCTGCGAGACTTACAGTAAATAACATTAGGAAGGAAAgcatataaattaaatgtattcttGACTTTATTGGCAGTTGCCTTAATCACATCACCAGCTGAAATTTCTTATTTCAGTCATTGCTACAAAAGGATATGAGAAAATACTTCAACATTCTTACCCCAGGTACGGAGTGGTGAGTCCTGCCACATTCGCATTCTTGCAGCTTAGGAGAAAGTAAGGCATCGTGCAGAGGAACCCACTCACGGACGCCACAAAGCCCACCTTGGCTGCCCCCAGCAGATCCAGCTTGAAGCGCTTCATAATGATCCCACTGAAGAAGATTCCCAGGGACACAGCTGGCATGCAGGTAATTCCTGGTAAAGAGGGAAAGACGTGGATAACGAGGTGATTACTTAATTCGACTTGTCATAGTAATACTAAATGTCACAAAAATGCTGGttgttagtattattattattattattattattattgttgttgttgttacctATGAGGAAATTTGCTGTGGATGCACTTTGCCCATACTGCTGCTCAAAGTACTTTGGTGTGtatgtgatgatgatgacaaagCCATTGAACATAAACACGTTGGCCACTAAATAGAGCATGAACAACTTGTTGGTGAAAGTGCGCTTCAGTGATGGCAGGAACTCTGTCAAAGCACAAAAAAGCCTTTAAACATGGACACATTTTTTGATAGGGATATGACTCACTAAACAGTTAATCTAAAtgaatttgtgtgaaataaaaaatgtcatacTTGTGGCAGaaaggtaatatttttttaagacaaTGCTTTCCTAAGGTGTTCCTCCAGCAAGGGACAGACCTTTGGCTATTTGCAGGATGCCTGGCTTGTGCTGATGCATGGGAGGATTGGAAGGGTGGGACTGATCATTGCACAACTGGGGCTTTAGTGTCCCATCCTCAGGCAGTTCCCGGGGTAAGAACCAATAGGGCAACGAGGTTAGCAGGTTGAAGGAGCCTGCCACAAGGAAGCCGAGCCACCAGGCACCCACCCACCGCGAATCCTGCATGGTGATGGTCAAGCTGTCTGGGGAAACGCAACCATTCCATCAAACAATGAAACAGTGACGTTTGTTCTACCAATCCTTTTCTTTCCCGCAACAAAGCAGTAAAGACTGAAAGCCGTCAGATTTGCTGTAAGCTAATCGGGTTTAACCTCATGCTGGTGAATTGTCTACGAGCGCTTCATCGCCTATGGGTCATTGATgtcaaaaattgtaaaaaaaatcgTGCTAATTAAGCTCTAAGTAAGGCCCTTTGAAACTGCCTTAGCAACATATCTCGTTGTAACTGAGTTAAGTGTTTCAGTCCTTGCCAGTACATAGGCTGTGTTAAAATAACTGATGTGACGTGGCTTGATGGTGGTGGACAAAAACTCACCCATATTCACAAATCCAATGTCCACGTATAGACGGGCACACAATGATCCGAGACTGTAACCAAAGAGCGGGCCAATCACAGCGATGGTGTGGAGACATCCTGGGACGGGAGCAGTGAGGCAGAGTAAAGACACATAGACTCAGACTCTGGATCAGAGGCACATGGATTGGGCAACAGAAGAGACTCACCGATATAGAAGGCAGCGTTCTCTGGTCGGGCATTGTCATCAATGAAGGACACACCAAGCGGCGTGATGGTGGCCTCTCCAATCCCTCTGAGCATGTTGCCCAGCAGCACAATGATCCACATGGGGGAGCCCTCTTCACCCCCTCTTTCGCACCCTGACTCGCAAAGACATAGACTCACACCTCTCTAGTGAGAACTGCTTTTGGGGAAGGAGGATATACAGTAGGTGTTTTGCTGAAGCTGGGCCAAGGACTGGGAGCTGAGCCAAAACTGGCCATTGAGTCTTGCTATAAGTGAAATTTGTTTCTTAGTCTATGGAGACGTAGGTCCAGGGAATcccataaaatatttaaaagtatttacatatgcatgtgcatttccatgtatgtatgtattacaaCATTTAACTCTCTTCAGTCATCAAGATACAtaagcacaaaaaacacaaaaaatttacatacatgtacattgCTGATGTGTACAagaactctctcacacacacacacacacacacacacacacacacacacacacacacacacacacacacacacaaactgaatgcTGTGGTCAGTAGCTTCTCACCAGGAATGTGTTGCTTCACTGTGTTCTCAAGGGACGGGGAGCATGGAGATCCAATGGACATGTTCCCTAGGACCCCTTCCTGCGATGACTGTGCCATGCTCTCATACTTGTATCTGCAGTAAAACATGTCAAaaaactaatacacacacattttctgaactgcttgtcccatacggggtcgtggggaaccggagcctacccggcaacacagggcgtaaggccggaggcggaggagacacacccaggacgggacgccagtcaattGCAATAATTTAAACCAACgcaataaaaacagcattttgctGAATTCCACATTCCTATTTGTTGGGCTGCAAAAAAATTCTGACATAAAATGGTGACATTCAAAAGAGTTTGgaatggtgtaaaaataagtaactAGGACTGAATAGAGACTAAAGTCAAGGGACAACTTTTCTCTTGACCTATGCAATGCACCGTTGTAGGGTAAAAGTATCCTCCTCACCTGAAGGTGTGGACTTTCTACGTGTGTCAAGCATCCAGTTTGAAAAGATGGAAATTTGTTGCCCTTTTCTAGGAAACCTTACCGTCCCATGAAGAAGTGAGGAGTTGCCATAATCATGGTCCCCAAGGCCATCAAAAAAGACCCTGCCCCAATGATCTTTGGCCTGTGGAACTTTGCTCCAAAGTAGCTCACCACTGTGATTACCAAGAGGTTACCTGGAGCGCAAACACCAGAAGAGTTCAAATCACAAACATTCTTCCTGTGTACCAATTCTAGTTTCCTGCCTATGAAGAGATGTTCTTCATCTACTTCTTCTTTTCTGCTTATGAGCCCATGTTCTTCATGTGCACCAACTTACTCCTCCCCATTAGGTCATGCATATACTGGacatgtgtatttgtttgtctgtgtgccTTCCTTCTTTGTATACACCAATAATCTTCCATGGTTCTACCAGCCATACTCTTCTGTGTTGCTTACAGCTCCATTCCTGAATTTCCGCAGTCTTTTTGTGTATCCAACCATTCCCACCCTGTGTACCCATCCTGTCTACCCACCCATCTCGAAGCTGCAGTCAATTATGCCAACAGTGGAACTGGGAATCTCAAATCTTCTCTCAATCTGAGTGATGGTGCTTTTCATGTAGCTTCCAGACATGGACTTTGAGAAGTAGGTCATAGCGAGCACTCCAATGAACATCTGCAAAGATAAGAGCGGTACCCTGTGGTTACCTTTGACAGCATGGTAATAATGTTTCACTAAAAAGAGTACGGCCAACCTACAAGACCAAAGAAAACCATAACAGAACCACAGAATCAATAGGTTCTTTATCAGTTCGTGCTAGGTTATTAGTATGGAGTCAGTTTTTTCCTCGTTGATGTTCACCACTATAACACACTGTCCTGCACTTGACATCCTGAACTTAGTGTACTATGTACAGTCTGAAGTGCATCTGTATTTGCAGTGGGAGCAGGGGTGAACACCACGTGACTCAAGCTGCTCCACATCGCTTCAAAGAGGACTGAAAACCACCTGTGGGTGCCTGTAGCCTCTTACGAGTAGATCTCAGCGATGACCAGGTGTACGCTGAAGTCGGACTAATGACCAGATTAAACCGAAGTTGGTTCTTTCACACCTTTCCGCTTTTTGAAGTAGTTTTTGTATTAGCAACCACAGCTCTCCGTATGAATCCATTAGTCATCTTACTTTTATGTTTGGGGCACAACACTTTTTGCGAACCGTGGACTCAGGGTCTTCCTTGCT
Above is a genomic segment from Scleropages formosus chromosome 2, fSclFor1.1, whole genome shotgun sequence containing:
- the LOC108931350 gene encoding solute carrier organic anion transporter family member 1C1-like, translating into MRILNQPVLPNELVFGPPALDIMTAEDILQNVSEVPAMANSKEDPESTVRKKCCAPNIKMFIGVLAMTYFSKSMSGSYMKSTITQIERRFEIPSSTVGIIDCSFEMGNLLVITVVSYFGAKFHRPKIIGAGSFLMALGTMIMATPHFFMGRYKYESMAQSSQEGVLGNMSIGSPCSPSLENTVKQHIPGCERGGEEGSPMWIIVLLGNMLRGIGEATITPLGVSFIDDNARPENAAFYIGCLHTIAVIGPLFGYSLGSLCARLYVDIGFVNMDSLTITMQDSRWVGAWWLGFLVAGSFNLLTSLPYWFLPRELPEDGTLKPQLCNDQSHPSNPPMHQHKPGILQIAKEFLPSLKRTFTNKLFMLYLVANVFMFNGFVIIITYTPKYFEQQYGQSASTANFLIGITCMPAVSLGIFFSGIIMKRFKLDLLGAAKVGFVASVSGFLCTMPYFLLSCKNANVAGLTTPYLGDDNLAFPASGVLSSCNAACRCPEDQWDPVCALKDITYVSPCFAGCNSTKGFGKNMTFHGCKCVLSAGERAEDPAVTLGQCPREEKCSKMFYIYLGIQSLSFFIFSLGSTPLFIICLRSVEPELKSLSVGICMLVLRVLGGIPAPIYFGALIDSTCLKWGRRKCGGRGACRMYSIQTFRFLFLGMSSSLRLIGYTFLWMAITQIKKRMEQQKNELPSNDLELQLSLKESQKHNSNCSVNTEDKDTALE